In a genomic window of Mycoplasma iguanae:
- a CDS encoding L-ribulose-5-phosphate 3-epimerase yields MNLTNIDKKKRYLGIYEKALNNKFSWEEKILLAKKAGFDFIEFSVDEADFRLARLDWNDEEINQLRQLLIKHDFYFNSMCLSGHRRFPFGSKDAATRQKALEIMEKALILAKKLGIRIIQLAAYDVYYEKSTELSKKRFIEGIKKATELAQKYSVTLAFETMDTPFAGTISKCLNFIKKINYPQLYVYPDIGNLNQFTNDFENEVELGQDKIVAFHFKDTTPTKFKEVAWGQGTVDFVRSLKAIKKINFRGPLMIEMWSKNDPEETFQQNLTELKKAKKFYQQQWKLAGNDE; encoded by the coding sequence ATGAATTTAACAAATATTGATAAAAAAAAACGTTACTTAGGGATTTATGAAAAAGCTTTAAATAATAAGTTTTCTTGAGAAGAAAAAATTTTATTAGCAAAAAAAGCCGGTTTTGATTTTATTGAATTTAGTGTTGATGAAGCTGATTTTCGACTAGCGCGTTTAGATTGAAATGATGAAGAAATCAACCAATTACGTCAGTTATTAATTAAACACGATTTTTATTTCAATTCAATGTGTCTTAGTGGACACAGAAGGTTTCCTTTTGGTTCAAAAGATGCAGCAACACGCCAAAAAGCTTTAGAAATTATGGAAAAAGCACTAATTTTAGCTAAAAAATTAGGAATTAGAATTATTCAACTTGCTGCATATGATGTTTACTATGAAAAATCAACTGAACTTTCTAAAAAACGCTTTATTGAAGGTATCAAAAAAGCTACAGAACTAGCGCAAAAATATAGTGTTACTTTAGCTTTTGAAACAATGGATACACCTTTTGCAGGTACTATTTCAAAGTGTTTAAATTTTATTAAGAAAATCAATTATCCACAATTGTATGTTTATCCAGATATAGGTAATTTAAATCAATTTACTAATGATTTTGAAAATGAAGTGGAATTAGGTCAAGATAAAATTGTTGCTTTTCACTTTAAGGACACAACACCAACGAAATTTAAAGAGGTTGCTTGAGGGCAAGGAACAGTCGATTTTGTACGAAGCTTAAAAGCTATCAAAAAAATTAATTTTCGTGGTCCTTTAATGATTGAAATGTGATCAAAAAATGATCCTGAAGAAACATTCCAACAAAATTTAACAGAATTGAAAAAAGCTAAAAAATTTTACCAACAGCAGTGAAAATTAGCGGGTAATGATGAATAA
- a CDS encoding PTS ascorbate transporter subunit IIC, with protein MKDKLEKASKKKTLIGWSIFLAVFIILSIIVLLIWMGTNENGWSKFGEAFSFLVSVVYLDNFLRQPVLLIGTLVFVGYLVLGRGLVESFTGAMKSSIGILLMGIGSGMLVGMARPVFNGLQTLGEGTTVVPLDPYFALTIANPTGFLSRLAGEGFTYAAWVIYAFLGGLIINIILVVFKKWTNVHSIVITGHIMIQQATVLVAFLYFLLFRETELSAGGVKSGPEWAMIIMSSIMLGVYWGVGSTSTIKPTNTVTENAGFAIGHQQMLSISVAYKLGKYVGKKENSAETRVLPKWLKIFEDNIFTQTFILLILFSILMIILFVSNKVNYDWGKREFRGDFGSWNALSSGAWVGLQFIFGAFKITASILTLITGVRMFVTELQQSFQGISEKIIPDSVVAVDIAAVYGFAPNSITYGFISGTLAQFAAVGLVIALSRIPGLSISITIPLFITLFFNSGALAAYSNASGGIKGAIIVPAVIGIFEILIISFALGAVTHVSTAAMPGIVPDPETLKPQTPVPGGFIGMADWNLFFGAYILVSAWSTAGAWIFTILAILGLLFYGQALDSGMQHKKTFVQKFLKLNPELISANKKA; from the coding sequence ATGAAGGATAAATTAGAAAAAGCCTCTAAGAAAAAAACCTTAATTGGCTGATCTATTTTTCTAGCTGTTTTCATCATCCTTTCAATTATAGTGCTACTTATTTGAATGGGAACCAATGAAAATGGTTGAAGTAAATTTGGTGAAGCTTTCAGCTTTTTAGTTAGTGTAGTTTACCTAGACAACTTCTTAAGACAACCAGTATTACTAATTGGTACTTTAGTATTTGTTGGTTATTTAGTGCTTGGTAGAGGACTTGTCGAATCATTTACTGGCGCAATGAAATCATCTATTGGTATTTTATTAATGGGTATTGGTTCAGGAATGCTAGTAGGTATGGCAAGACCTGTATTCAACGGATTACAAACATTAGGGGAAGGAACTACTGTTGTTCCATTAGATCCTTACTTTGCCTTAACAATTGCTAATCCAACAGGATTTTTATCAAGATTAGCTGGTGAAGGGTTTACCTATGCTGCATGAGTAATTTATGCATTTTTAGGGGGATTAATTATTAACATAATTCTTGTAGTATTCAAAAAATGAACAAATGTTCACTCAATTGTTATTACAGGTCACATTATGATCCAACAAGCAACTGTATTAGTGGCTTTCTTATACTTCTTATTATTTAGAGAAACAGAATTATCAGCAGGTGGAGTAAAATCAGGACCTGAATGAGCGATGATTATTATGTCATCTATAATGTTAGGTGTTTACTGAGGAGTTGGTTCAACTTCAACAATTAAACCAACAAATACAGTAACTGAAAATGCAGGATTTGCAATTGGACACCAACAAATGTTATCAATTTCTGTAGCTTATAAATTAGGAAAATATGTTGGTAAAAAAGAAAACTCAGCAGAAACAAGAGTTTTACCAAAATGATTAAAAATCTTTGAAGACAACATTTTTACTCAAACATTTATTTTATTAATCTTATTCTCAATCTTAATGATTATTCTATTTGTTTCTAACAAAGTAAATTATGACTGAGGTAAAAGAGAATTTCGTGGTGATTTTGGTTCTTGAAATGCCTTAAGTTCAGGAGCTTGAGTAGGATTACAATTTATCTTTGGAGCATTCAAAATAACAGCTTCAATCTTAACTCTAATTACAGGAGTTAGAATGTTTGTTACAGAATTACAACAATCATTCCAAGGAATTAGTGAAAAAATTATTCCTGATTCAGTAGTTGCAGTTGATATTGCTGCAGTTTACGGATTCGCACCAAACTCAATTACATATGGATTTATTTCTGGAACATTAGCGCAATTTGCTGCTGTAGGTCTAGTAATTGCTTTATCAAGAATTCCAGGACTAAGTATTTCAATTACAATCCCATTATTTATTACTTTATTCTTTAACTCAGGAGCACTTGCAGCTTACTCAAATGCTTCAGGAGGAATCAAAGGTGCTATTATAGTTCCAGCAGTTATCGGTATATTTGAAATCTTGATTATATCATTCGCTTTAGGAGCTGTTACACACGTTTCTACTGCAGCAATGCCAGGAATTGTACCAGATCCAGAAACTCTAAAACCTCAAACACCAGTTCCAGGCGGATTCATAGGAATGGCTGACTGAAACTTATTCTTTGGTGCATACATTTTAGTTTCAGCTTGATCAACAGCTGGTGCATGAATCTTTACAATTTTAGCAATTCTAGGATTACTATTCTATGGACAAGCATTAGACTCAGGAATGCAACACAAAAAAACATTTGTACAAAAATTCTTAAAGTTAAATCCAGAATTAATATCAGCAAATAAAAAAGCTTAA
- a CDS encoding PTS sugar transporter subunit IIA, with amino-acid sequence MKINLLEILKKYQTVQLQLNAKTWEEAVFLSAKPLIDKKLVEHSYYDAIIASTLKHGPYYIIADDLAMPHAQSDAGVNENSFSLITLQEPVFFPGDERPIRVLITLAATSAEVHTSEALPQIVAVFEDPKTIQEIVDAKTVEEVFDIIEKIDFTKYLS; translated from the coding sequence ATGAAAATTAATCTATTAGAAATTTTAAAAAAATATCAAACAGTGCAATTACAGTTAAATGCCAAAACATGAGAAGAAGCTGTCTTTTTATCAGCTAAACCTTTAATTGATAAAAAATTAGTGGAACATTCATATTATGATGCAATTATAGCGAGTACGCTAAAACATGGACCTTATTATATTATTGCTGATGATTTAGCGATGCCTCATGCTCAAAGTGATGCCGGTGTTAATGAAAATAGTTTCTCACTTATTACTTTACAAGAACCAGTTTTTTTCCCTGGTGATGAACGTCCAATTAGAGTATTAATTACTCTAGCAGCTACAAGTGCTGAAGTACATACATCAGAAGCATTACCTCAGATTGTTGCAGTTTTTGAAGATCCAAAAACAATTCAAGAAATAGTTGATGCTAAAACAGTAGAAGAAGTTTTTGATATTATTGAAAAAATTGATTTTACTAAATATTTATCATAA
- a CDS encoding Y-family DNA polymerase, giving the protein MPKVIFHIDIDSFFVSAHRIINPQLKNKPVIVAKQKTGIHGIATSVSYEARKLGIKIATPLSLIRKNFKNVYFVTLWYELYSYFSNNFFHHLTKTWTKKIEKMSIDECYLDATDLLIQKNISQQQLAQQIQKDIWDNLNLPVTIGIGKNKFLAKMATNRGKPAGIFHLDEKNFKSVIYPLPIQEFLYIGKSSIPKLNKMGIYTIGDFAKQSLNNKKLQTLFGIRFKKLLDNAHGMGDDLINSKSFEFQQIGKEKTFDNGFTTDHSFIKNEIKKICEQISQKAKSQNTFGQVISINFKINFHESFNKQKKLNEKVNNFKQIFQVASDIFEKYWNNQELRGIGVYLSELEKGTEKFKQVDLFSTETNSKVDSRVLNVVEQVNLKLEKKAVFLLNLNHYKKN; this is encoded by the coding sequence ATGCCTAAAGTAATTTTTCACATTGATATTGATTCATTTTTTGTGTCTGCACACAGAATTATAAATCCACAATTAAAAAATAAACCTGTGATAGTTGCTAAGCAAAAAACAGGTATACACGGAATAGCTACTTCAGTATCTTATGAAGCGAGAAAATTAGGGATTAAAATTGCAACTCCTTTATCTTTAATTCGTAAAAATTTTAAAAATGTGTATTTTGTTACTTTATGATACGAGCTATATAGTTATTTTTCGAATAATTTTTTTCATCACCTTACAAAAACATGAACTAAAAAAATAGAAAAAATGTCAATCGATGAGTGTTATTTAGATGCTACAGATTTATTAATCCAAAAAAATATTTCTCAACAACAATTAGCACAGCAAATTCAAAAAGATATTTGGGATAATTTAAATTTACCTGTCACAATTGGGATTGGAAAAAATAAATTTCTTGCCAAAATGGCTACTAACCGCGGAAAACCTGCAGGTATTTTTCATCTTGATGAAAAAAATTTTAAATCAGTGATTTATCCTCTTCCCATTCAAGAATTTTTATATATCGGTAAATCTTCTATTCCTAAATTGAATAAAATGGGTATTTATACCATTGGAGATTTTGCAAAACAATCATTAAATAATAAGAAATTACAAACACTTTTTGGAATTCGCTTCAAAAAACTTTTAGATAATGCTCACGGAATGGGTGATGATTTGATTAATAGTAAAAGTTTTGAATTTCAACAAATTGGAAAAGAAAAAACTTTTGATAATGGTTTTACAACAGACCATAGTTTTATTAAAAATGAAATAAAGAAAATTTGTGAACAAATTTCACAAAAAGCTAAATCACAAAATACTTTCGGACAAGTTATATCAATTAACTTTAAAATCAATTTTCATGAATCATTTAATAAACAAAAAAAATTAAATGAAAAAGTTAATAATTTCAAACAAATTTTTCAAGTTGCATCAGATATTTTTGAAAAGTATTGAAATAATCAAGAATTACGAGGAATCGGGGTTTACTTATCAGAACTTGAAAAGGGAACAGAAAAATTTAAACAAGTTGATTTATTTAGTACAGAAACAAACTCAAAAGTTGATTCAAGAGTTTTGAATGTTGTCGAGCAAGTAAATTTAAAATTAGAGAAAAAAGCAGTATTTTTATTAAACTTAAATCATTATAAAAAAAACTAA
- a CDS encoding nicotinate-nucleotide adenylyltransferase — MKIAIFGGSFNPVHQGHISIAKEAVEKLNLDKLYFVPAYKNPFKSKHKYVDVEHRIAMLKRVLFNKTDISLFEANRKGISYTIDTVLYFRKQFPDAELYLILGSDNLPKLNKWKNIETISQETKIIIFKRSNNIVKTNIKKFNCYLLNNEIYDFSSTEFQQGKLDVVPIEVRKYIGENFLYLEEILKNSVDAKRFKHCLATASAAAEYAKVLKYDAKIAWIAGLVHDITKTIPNDAQRQYLESHKIDASQYRDYQLHQTTAAVWLEKDYYINNKDIVEAVKWHTSLNSEMTVLGKIVFVADKLAQGRRYPGIQKVRQLALTDFNEAFKIVVQQTWDFNKAKNIEITSEQETLYKKWTS, encoded by the coding sequence ATGAAAATAGCTATTTTTGGTGGGTCCTTTAACCCCGTTCATCAAGGTCATATTTCAATCGCAAAAGAGGCAGTTGAAAAATTAAATTTAGATAAATTATATTTTGTACCAGCTTACAAAAATCCTTTTAAATCAAAACACAAATATGTTGATGTAGAGCACAGAATTGCTATGCTAAAAAGAGTATTGTTTAATAAAACAGATATTTCACTTTTTGAAGCAAATCGCAAAGGAATAAGTTATACAATTGATACTGTGCTTTATTTTAGAAAACAGTTCCCAGATGCAGAATTATATTTAATTTTGGGTTCAGATAATTTACCCAAATTAAATAAATGAAAAAACATTGAAACAATTTCACAAGAAACAAAAATCATTATTTTTAAAAGATCAAATAATATAGTTAAAACCAACATCAAAAAATTTAATTGTTATCTTCTAAATAATGAAATTTATGATTTTTCTTCTACAGAATTTCAACAAGGAAAATTAGATGTTGTACCAATAGAAGTTAGAAAATATATTGGTGAAAATTTCTTATATTTAGAGGAAATTTTAAAAAATTCTGTTGATGCTAAAAGATTTAAACATTGTCTAGCTACAGCTAGTGCTGCCGCCGAGTATGCAAAAGTTCTAAAATATGATGCTAAAATTGCTTGAATAGCAGGATTAGTTCATGATATTACAAAAACAATTCCCAATGATGCTCAACGTCAATATTTAGAATCACATAAGATTGATGCTAGTCAATACAGAGATTATCAATTACATCAAACTACAGCAGCAGTTTGATTAGAAAAAGATTACTATATTAACAACAAAGATATTGTTGAAGCAGTTAAATGACATACATCATTAAATTCTGAAATGACAGTTTTAGGGAAAATAGTTTTTGTAGCTGATAAATTAGCACAAGGTAGAAGATATCCCGGAATTCAAAAAGTCCGTCAATTAGCATTAACTGATTTTAATGAAGCTTTCAAAATAGTTGTACAACAAACTTGAGATTTTAATAAAGCTAAAAATATTGAAATTACTTCCGAGCAAGAAACTTTGTATAAAAAATGAACTAGTTAA
- a CDS encoding PTS sugar transporter subunit IIB, with translation MALKIVAACGNGMGTSMIIKLKVQKICKALGIEADIEALSMGQSKGLTASVDIIISSTHLSSEFNHNQKAKIVGVKNLMDEKEIESALKAALNL, from the coding sequence ATGGCATTAAAAATTGTTGCAGCTTGTGGTAATGGTATGGGTACAAGCATGATTATTAAGTTAAAAGTGCAAAAAATTTGTAAAGCTTTAGGAATTGAAGCTGATATAGAAGCTTTATCAATGGGACAATCAAAAGGATTAACAGCTTCAGTTGATATCATTATTTCTTCAACTCATCTATCAAGTGAATTTAACCACAATCAAAAAGCTAAAATTGTTGGTGTTAAAAACCTAATGGATGAAAAAGAAATTGAAAGCGCTTTAAAAGCAGCTTTAAATCTTTAG
- a CDS encoding alpha/beta fold hydrolase → MRKIKILDSLIEYKTLCHEDECNPQNNILYIHGFGGDLSRIIELSERFVEYNIWGLNLPFSEITAENENKHLNLFYYSAIINEFIDTLKIPNVIGFGHSMGGGVLALAMNQKSQNFKTGIFVAPINKTSCNLKELFLEGFYPETLTARIEFLDKVFYDATKFKNNPLVIDKALKYVENLKNDKAFSRKLKKLGAHLISDEVMNGIEKSLNRIEKNTLLIYGDSDNIIDLNNIYSYYQKNLKNHQTIIVPKSGHAPWEENPDFFFESVKKFLTKNK, encoded by the coding sequence ATGAGAAAAATTAAAATACTAGATTCATTGATTGAGTATAAAACTTTATGTCATGAAGATGAATGTAATCCTCAAAATAATATTTTATACATTCATGGTTTTGGCGGTGATTTAAGTCGCATTATAGAATTATCAGAGCGCTTTGTAGAATACAATATTTGAGGGTTAAATTTACCTTTTAGTGAAATAACAGCAGAAAATGAAAATAAACATTTAAATTTATTTTACTATAGTGCCATTATTAATGAATTTATTGACACTTTAAAAATTCCTAATGTTATAGGTTTTGGTCACTCAATGGGTGGTGGAGTTTTAGCTTTAGCTATGAATCAAAAATCTCAAAATTTTAAGACAGGAATTTTTGTAGCTCCAATAAATAAAACAAGTTGCAATTTAAAAGAATTATTTTTAGAGGGTTTTTATCCAGAAACGCTAACAGCTAGAATTGAATTTTTAGATAAAGTATTTTATGATGCAACTAAATTTAAAAATAATCCACTTGTTATAGACAAAGCTTTAAAATATGTTGAGAATTTAAAAAATGATAAAGCTTTCAGTCGTAAATTAAAAAAATTGGGTGCACATTTAATTTCAGATGAAGTAATGAATGGTATTGAAAAATCATTAAATAGAATTGAAAAAAATACTTTATTAATTTATGGAGATAGTGATAACATCATTGACTTAAATAATATTTATAGTTATTACCAAAAAAACTTAAAAAACCATCAAACAATTATTGTTCCAAAATCAGGGCATGCACCTTGAGAAGAAAACCCCGATTTTTTCTTTGAAAGCGTAAAAAAATTTTTAACAAAAAATAAATAA
- a CDS encoding phospho-furanose lactonase, producing the protein MKKFVRTILGDVDPSELGVTDCHDHLIKNYGPEAHEHPDFVMLSIPAAKAEMEEYLAKGGKTIVTMDPPNVGRDVHKMLEIAEHFRGRGHILMATGFHKAAFYDKGASWLALAPVDEIVKMVVAEIEEGMDEYNYSGPVVKRSKAKAGIIKAGTGYAAIDRLELKSLESAARSSIATGAPILVHTQLGTMAYEAAQHLIDFGVNPRKIQLSHLNKNPDKYYYEKIIKELGVSLCFDGPDRVKYYSDATLAENIKYLVDKGYQKHITLSLDAGRILYQRNYGLEKGKQTFGLGYLFDRFIPLLKQVGVSESAIEDMLVNNPREILTFDEPRTYDVSKVNPRVLELKKEFKIN; encoded by the coding sequence ATGAAAAAATTTGTAAGAACAATTTTAGGGGACGTTGATCCCTCGGAATTAGGAGTTACTGACTGTCATGATCACTTAATTAAAAATTATGGGCCAGAGGCTCATGAACATCCTGACTTTGTTATGTTATCTATTCCTGCTGCAAAAGCAGAAATGGAAGAATATTTAGCAAAAGGTGGAAAAACTATTGTAACAATGGATCCACCTAACGTGGGACGCGATGTTCACAAAATGTTAGAAATTGCTGAACATTTTAGAGGAAGAGGTCATATTTTAATGGCTACAGGATTCCACAAAGCAGCATTTTATGACAAAGGTGCATCTTGATTGGCTTTAGCTCCTGTTGACGAAATTGTAAAAATGGTTGTTGCAGAAATTGAAGAAGGAATGGATGAATACAACTATAGTGGACCAGTTGTAAAACGTTCAAAAGCAAAAGCTGGAATTATTAAAGCTGGTACAGGATATGCAGCAATTGATCGTTTAGAACTTAAATCTCTAGAATCAGCAGCACGTTCATCGATTGCAACGGGTGCCCCTATCCTAGTACATACTCAATTAGGAACGATGGCTTATGAAGCTGCCCAACACTTAATTGATTTTGGTGTTAATCCAAGAAAAATTCAATTATCTCACTTAAATAAAAACCCTGATAAATATTATTATGAAAAAATCATTAAAGAATTAGGAGTAAGTCTTTGTTTTGACGGTCCTGACCGTGTTAAATATTACTCAGACGCAACTCTTGCAGAAAATATTAAATATCTTGTAGATAAAGGATATCAAAAACATATTACTTTATCACTAGATGCGGGTAGAATTTTATATCAAAGAAATTATGGTTTAGAAAAAGGAAAACAAACATTTGGATTAGGATATTTATTCGATCGTTTTATTCCTTTATTAAAACAAGTTGGAGTTAGTGAATCAGCTATTGAAGATATGCTTGTAAACAACCCAAGAGAAATTTTAACTTTTGATGAACCTCGAACATATGATGTTTCAAAAGTTAATCCTAGAGTTTTAGAATTAAAAAAAGAGTTCAAAATAAATTAA
- a CDS encoding 3-keto-L-gulonate-6-phosphate decarboxylase UlaD: protein MSRKPMLQLALDTLTIEEAISNVQKVRDYIDIIEVGTILISSVGKSAISILKATFPEKIIIADGKVADAGSIFGKMFFGQGANYVTAICAAEPQTMSELLKVGQEIDVKNEVQVELTSNFTWEQAQQWRDHHITQAVWHRARDAQAAGVKWGQKDLDSIRKLVDLGFLVTVTGGVELEDIKYFKDLPIYIFIAGRSIRDAKDPAAAAKAFKDEFNKYW from the coding sequence ATGTCGAGAAAACCAATGTTACAACTAGCTTTAGATACATTAACTATTGAAGAAGCAATTAGTAATGTCCAAAAAGTGCGTGATTACATTGACATTATTGAAGTTGGAACAATCTTAATTTCTTCAGTTGGAAAAAGTGCAATTTCCATCTTAAAAGCAACTTTTCCTGAAAAAATTATTATTGCTGATGGAAAAGTGGCTGATGCTGGTTCAATTTTTGGGAAAATGTTTTTTGGTCAAGGTGCCAATTATGTAACCGCTATCTGTGCAGCAGAACCACAAACAATGTCTGAACTTTTAAAAGTGGGACAAGAAATTGATGTTAAAAATGAAGTCCAAGTGGAACTAACTTCTAATTTCACTTGAGAACAAGCTCAACAGTGAAGAGATCATCATATAACTCAAGCAGTTTGACATCGGGCACGTGATGCACAAGCTGCTGGTGTAAAATGAGGCCAAAAAGACTTAGATAGTATTAGAAAATTAGTAGATTTAGGATTTTTAGTAACTGTCACTGGTGGAGTCGAACTAGAAGACATTAAATATTTCAAAGATTTGCCAATTTATATTTTCATTGCTGGCCGCTCAATTCGTGATGCGAAAGATCCAGCTGCGGCAGCAAAGGCCTTTAAAGATGAATTTAACAAATATTGATAA
- a CDS encoding N-acetylneuraminate lyase produces the protein MKKYQGLFSALITPFDENGKVKEQALRDIIKYLIEYQKIDGLYVTGSTGEFLLLSVEERKRIFEIVAQEAKEKITLIAQIGILNLNDVVEMGQYAQKLGFDAISAITPYYYSFSFEEVKSYYQYIAQRVDLPMFIYYLPQLAGGKMGIQQFGELLNIKNVLGCKFGATDVFLFERLISAYPEKIWMWAWDESLVTGLMLGATGFIGSTYNANAKGARRMIEAFDKHDIVTLRKEIKDYNDYIEALISTGLMQTLKAIMRLHGINAGFNKKPFKLIPEEELELVAKELIKKFNL, from the coding sequence ATGAAAAAATACCAAGGACTATTTTCAGCTTTAATTACTCCATTTGATGAAAATGGAAAAGTAAAAGAACAAGCTTTAAGAGATATTATTAAGTATTTAATTGAGTATCAAAAAATAGATGGACTTTATGTAACAGGTTCAACAGGAGAATTTTTATTACTTTCTGTTGAAGAAAGAAAAAGAATTTTTGAAATCGTAGCTCAAGAAGCAAAAGAAAAAATAACTTTAATTGCTCAAATTGGAATACTTAATCTTAATGATGTTGTTGAAATGGGACAATATGCACAAAAATTAGGTTTTGATGCAATTAGTGCCATTACTCCTTATTATTACAGCTTCTCATTTGAAGAAGTGAAATCATATTATCAATATATTGCTCAGAGAGTGGATTTGCCAATGTTTATTTACTACTTACCTCAACTAGCAGGTGGAAAAATGGGAATTCAACAATTTGGTGAATTACTAAACATCAAAAATGTTTTAGGATGCAAATTTGGAGCTACTGATGTGTTTTTATTTGAAAGATTAATCAGTGCATATCCAGAAAAAATATGAATGTGAGCTTGAGATGAATCATTAGTAACAGGTTTAATGTTGGGAGCTACAGGATTTATCGGTTCAACTTACAATGCTAATGCTAAAGGTGCAAGAAGAATGATTGAAGCTTTTGATAAACATGATATTGTTACATTACGTAAAGAAATTAAAGATTATAATGATTATATTGAAGCATTAATTTCAACAGGATTAATGCAAACTTTAAAAGCAATAATGCGTTTACACGGAATTAATGCTGGATTTAACAAAAAACCATTTAAATTAATTCCTGAAGAAGAACTGGAATTAGTGGCTAAAGAATTAATAAAAAAATTCAATTTATAA
- a CDS encoding ROK family protein encodes MKKIITLDIGGTNIKYGIINKNYEFIYQEKSPTKTANIFLQVKNIIENLLEKYADICNQIAGIALATTGAVDSKERKIAWTNSSMSFYKDTDFSLLEKIFNLPVILENDANSAAFSEKIFDEYADNYAFVTLGTGVGIGIIKENKLFSGSNYLGGELGYLKYGDQYLDQYLSFTKQSNEMKNQFDIHINEHAKFNNLYLNNEKFKNFMDDYFDKIVKFTVQLAMFLNLDKIFISGGFSYIEKKYFKTVQEKFQKALAITPFKTRLILAKSQNNAGMLGVSYLMFNKGNDEKN; translated from the coding sequence ATGAAAAAAATTATTACATTAGATATTGGGGGAACCAATATTAAATACGGAATTATTAATAAAAATTATGAATTCATTTATCAAGAAAAATCTCCAACAAAAACTGCTAATATTTTTTTACAAGTAAAAAATATTATTGAAAATTTATTGGAGAAATATGCTGATATTTGCAATCAAATTGCAGGAATTGCACTTGCAACTACCGGAGCTGTTGATTCAAAAGAAAGAAAAATTGCTTGAACTAATTCATCGATGAGTTTTTATAAAGATACAGATTTTTCTTTATTAGAAAAAATCTTTAACTTACCAGTTATTTTAGAAAATGATGCAAATTCAGCGGCATTTTCAGAAAAAATCTTTGATGAATATGCAGATAATTATGCTTTTGTAACATTAGGTACAGGTGTAGGAATTGGAATCATTAAAGAAAATAAGTTATTTTCAGGTTCTAATTATTTAGGTGGTGAATTAGGCTATTTAAAATATGGTGATCAATATTTAGATCAATATCTTTCATTTACTAAACAATCAAATGAAATGAAAAATCAATTTGATATTCATATTAATGAACATGCAAAATTTAACAATTTATACTTAAATAATGAAAAATTTAAAAATTTCATGGATGACTATTTTGATAAAATTGTGAAATTTACAGTGCAATTGGCAATGTTTTTAAATCTTGATAAGATTTTTATTAGTGGCGGGTTTTCTTATATTGAAAAAAAATATTTTAAAACTGTACAAGAAAAATTTCAAAAAGCATTAGCAATAACACCTTTTAAAACACGATTAATTTTAGCAAAATCACAAAATAATGCTGGAATGTTAGGTGTGAGTTATTTAATGTTTAATAAAGGCAATGATGAGAAAAATTAA